A genomic region of Nostoc sp. UHCC 0702 contains the following coding sequences:
- a CDS encoding serine/threonine protein kinase encodes MICCLNPDCPNPLNPNGKKLCQTCSTPLVPLLRNRFRVIQVLSDEGGFGRTYLSEDTDKLNERCVIKQLAPKFQGTWSQKKAMDLFAEEAKRLQELGEHPQIPTLLAYFRQDNCLYLVQQFINGQNLLKELQQRKAYRPGEIQAILLDLVPVLQFIHDRGVIHRDIKPENIIRNRKDGRLSLIDFGSSKQLTAKVQKKIGTSIGSHGYSPLEQIRDGKACPASDLFALGATCFHLLTGTSPFQLWMEYGYGWVNNWREYLRSPLNPELDLILDKLLQKDIQLRYQSADEVIAHLIPKQPLALPPAGKSSGKLPVTQTPLLPAKSALLRNIVLVTAVLLLFGFGESWYHQYRRVQTILLSRLNQYHTSSNNSEALVVPPNITLNSIALANTITGHEKSVVSVAISADGTTIASSGDRDSKEKLSEKGLRTIKLWNAATGEEIRTLEGHSQKVNVVAISPDGKTLVSGSDDKTIKLWNLATAKEIRTLEGHSDSIQALAISPDGKILVSGSDDKTIKLWNLATGRLIRTLTGHTFWVRSVAISPDGRTLASGSFDKTIKIWDLGKQQAIRTFGKNANTITSIAFSPDGMILASASRDRTIKLWNLATGEEIRALVGHANTVTSIAFSPNGKTLASASRDRTIKLWNLATGEEIRTLVGHADTVTSVAFSSDGKTLVSGSEDNTIKIWRLSGQ; translated from the coding sequence ATGATCTGCTGTTTAAATCCCGATTGCCCAAATCCCCTAAATCCTAATGGAAAGAAGTTGTGCCAAACTTGTAGCACCCCCTTGGTGCCACTTTTGAGAAATCGCTTCCGTGTCATTCAGGTGCTTTCTGATGAAGGGGGTTTTGGCAGAACTTATCTATCAGAAGATACAGATAAACTCAATGAACGTTGTGTCATCAAACAACTAGCGCCGAAATTTCAAGGAACTTGGTCACAGAAAAAAGCGATGGATTTGTTTGCTGAAGAAGCAAAGCGACTGCAAGAACTTGGAGAACATCCACAAATACCAACTCTGTTGGCTTATTTTCGGCAAGACAATTGTTTGTATTTGGTGCAACAGTTTATTAATGGGCAAAACTTGTTAAAAGAGTTACAGCAACGCAAAGCCTATAGACCTGGAGAAATTCAAGCAATTTTGCTGGATTTAGTACCAGTGCTTCAATTCATCCACGATCGCGGCGTGATTCACCGAGACATTAAACCAGAAAATATTATCCGCAATCGCAAGGATGGGCGCTTAAGCTTGATAGATTTTGGTTCCTCGAAGCAGTTAACTGCAAAAGTACAGAAAAAAATTGGCACATCCATTGGTTCACATGGCTATTCACCCCTGGAACAAATTAGAGATGGTAAGGCTTGTCCCGCAAGCGATTTGTTCGCTTTAGGCGCGACTTGCTTTCACCTATTAACTGGAACTTCCCCGTTTCAATTGTGGATGGAATATGGCTACGGTTGGGTGAATAATTGGCGAGAATATTTGCGGAGTCCATTGAACCCTGAATTGGATTTGATCCTCGATAAACTGTTGCAAAAAGATATTCAGCTACGCTACCAGTCAGCCGATGAAGTAATCGCGCATTTGATTCCAAAACAACCACTCGCCCTACCACCAGCTGGTAAATCTTCGGGAAAACTACCAGTCACTCAGACACCATTATTACCAGCTAAATCTGCACTATTGAGAAATATAGTCTTGGTAACTGCTGTGTTGCTATTGTTTGGATTTGGTGAATCTTGGTATCACCAATATCGGCGTGTGCAGACCATTTTATTATCTAGGCTCAATCAGTATCATACTAGTTCAAACAACAGTGAAGCATTGGTTGTGCCGCCAAATATTACCTTAAATAGCATTGCCTTAGCTAACACTATTACTGGTCATGAAAAATCGGTCGTATCCGTTGCTATCAGTGCAGATGGTACTACCATTGCTAGCAGTGGCGATCGCGATTCAAAGGAGAAGCTGTCCGAAAAAGGTCTACGCACCATCAAATTGTGGAATGCAGCCACAGGAGAGGAAATCCGCACACTGGAGGGACATTCCCAAAAGGTAAATGTCGTAGCTATCAGCCCGGATGGTAAAACGTTGGTCAGTGGCAGTGATGACAAAACTATCAAACTGTGGAATCTGGCAACAGCAAAGGAAATCCGCACATTGGAGGGGCATTCTGATTCAATTCAAGCCCTAGCCATCAGCCCGGATGGAAAAATTCTGGTAAGTGGTAGTGATGACAAAACTATCAAACTGTGGAATCTGGCAACAGGACGGTTGATACGGACATTGACAGGGCACACATTTTGGGTGCGGTCAGTTGCCATTAGTCCTGATGGTCGTACCCTAGCTAGTGGTAGTTTTGACAAGACGATTAAAATTTGGGATTTAGGCAAGCAACAAGCAATCCGTACATTTGGGAAGAACGCCAACACCATCACATCCATTGCTTTTAGTCCCGATGGTATGATTCTTGCCAGTGCCAGCCGCGATCGTACCATCAAACTCTGGAATTTAGCAACAGGAGAGGAAATTCGCGCACTTGTAGGTCACGCCAACACCGTCACATCCATAGCCTTTAGCCCCAATGGCAAGACCCTCGCCAGTGCAAGCCGCGATCGCACCATCAAACTCTGGAATCTCGCTACAGGAGAGGAAATCCGCACACTCGTGGGCCATGCCGATACTGTGACATCTGTTGCCTTCAGTTCAGATGGTAAGACCCTCGTCAGTGGTAGTGAAGATAATACAATCAAGATTTGGCGTTTGTCTGGTCAATAG
- a CDS encoding serine/threonine protein kinase, whose product MNGFPKKITTLHEYNLEHNQLAQMCGSKELFRDRYQILRILGRGGFGITFLAKNAVLPGNPLCVIKQLSPKVTNPKTWPSICRRFEKEAKTLAQLGSHSQIPLLLDYFQSNGEFYLVQEYIKGNTLSQEVRQNGLKSEAAVKQFLQELLPILQYIHQNRVIHRDIKPQNLLRCEDDRRLVVIDFGAVKEKLADACENSLNKPITTNFVGTIGFAPPEQISLRPVYASDIYAVGVTCLYLLTGKAPSEFAHDSHTGEICWHKQVDVSDSFARVLAKMLKIPLQERFNTVEDVMKALGTPNYSPSLSNCLATQPLTSNSLSKAETPQIYVPPSARTAIAIRARKAKLQDNK is encoded by the coding sequence ATGAATGGCTTTCCTAAAAAAATTACTACTTTACACGAGTACAATTTAGAACACAATCAACTGGCACAAATGTGTGGTTCCAAGGAGCTATTTCGCGATCGCTATCAAATATTGCGAATTTTAGGCAGAGGTGGCTTTGGCATCACTTTTTTAGCGAAAAATGCTGTATTACCAGGAAATCCCCTGTGTGTCATTAAACAGCTTTCTCCCAAGGTGACTAATCCCAAAACTTGGCCAAGTATATGTCGGCGCTTTGAGAAAGAAGCAAAAACTTTGGCTCAACTCGGTAGTCATTCGCAAATTCCCCTACTGCTAGACTACTTTCAAAGTAATGGAGAATTTTATCTAGTTCAAGAATACATCAAGGGTAATACCTTATCCCAAGAAGTCAGGCAAAATGGCCTCAAGAGTGAAGCTGCTGTTAAACAGTTTTTGCAAGAATTACTGCCAATTTTGCAGTATATTCATCAAAATCGTGTGATTCATCGCGATATTAAGCCTCAAAATTTATTACGGTGTGAGGATGACCGACGGTTAGTAGTGATAGATTTTGGTGCGGTGAAAGAGAAATTAGCTGATGCTTGTGAAAACTCACTAAATAAACCTATAACTACCAACTTTGTAGGAACAATCGGCTTTGCACCTCCAGAACAGATTTCTCTACGTCCAGTTTATGCCAGTGATATTTATGCTGTGGGGGTGACTTGTCTTTATCTGCTGACTGGGAAAGCACCTTCAGAATTTGCACATGACAGCCATACTGGTGAAATATGTTGGCACAAACAGGTAGATGTCAGCGATAGTTTTGCTCGAGTTTTGGCAAAAATGCTGAAAATTCCTTTACAAGAGCGCTTTAATACAGTTGAGGATGTGATGAAAGCTTTGGGTACTCCAAACTATTCGCCATCTTTGAGTAACTGTTTAGCTACCCAACCACTGACGAGTAATTCTCTTTCCAAAGCAGAAACTCCTCAGATATATGTGCCACCCTCAGCAAGAACAGCGATCGCTATTCGCGCACGCAAAGCCAAACTCCAAGACAATAAGTAG
- a CDS encoding glycoside hydrolase, producing MSHPLYVAFIWHQHQPLYKSPDSGVSLSSSQHYRLPWVRLHGTKDYLDLILILEQYPKLHQTVNLVPSLILQIEDYIAGTAFDPYLTASLTPVEQLTPEQRVFIIQHFFDANHHTLIDPHPRYAELYQQRQEKGQSWCLANWELPDYGDLLAWHNLAWIDPLFWDDPEIGAWIKQGRNFTLSDRQRIYSKQRQILSRIIPQHRKMQATGQLEVTTTPYTHPILPLLADTNSGRVAVPNMTLPKSRFQWAEDIPRHLRKAWDLYIDRFGQEPRGLWPSEQSVSPEILPYIIKQGFQWICSDEAVLGWTLKHFFHRDGAGNVQEPELLYRPYRLETPAGDLAIVFRDHRLSDLIGFTYGAMPPKQAAADLVGHLQAIAKMQRERQSDQPWLVTIALDGENCWEFYPQDGKPFLEALYQSLSNEPHLQLVTVSEFLQQFPATATIPGGQLHSGSWVDGSFTTWIGDPAKNRAWDYLTQARITLANHPEATEENNPAAWEALYAAEGSDWFWWFGEGHSSNQDAIFDQLFREHLFGIYKALNEPIPPYLRQAVEVHEAQADHTPQGFIHPVIDGKGDEQDWDKAGRLEIGGARGTMHNSSVIQRLWYGVDHLNFYLRVDFKSGVAPGKDLATELNLLWFYPNQTMHNSPVPLADVPDTAPVNYLFHHHLEINLLTQSVQFREAGDSYQWLPRFSRAQVALNNCLEVAVPWADLQVPPDYPVRLILILSDEGCFRNYLPENTLIPIEVP from the coding sequence ATGTCCCATCCACTCTACGTCGCCTTCATCTGGCATCAACATCAGCCGCTGTACAAATCTCCTGACAGCGGCGTTTCGCTTTCTTCTAGCCAGCATTACCGCCTGCCTTGGGTACGATTGCATGGCACTAAAGATTATTTGGATTTAATATTAATTCTGGAGCAGTATCCGAAGTTACACCAAACGGTGAATTTGGTACCGTCCTTGATATTGCAAATAGAAGATTATATTGCTGGTACTGCTTTTGACCCTTATCTGACAGCTAGCTTGACACCCGTTGAACAATTAACTCCAGAACAACGGGTATTTATTATCCAACACTTTTTTGATGCTAATCACCACACCTTGATTGATCCTCATCCCCGCTATGCCGAGTTGTATCAGCAAAGGCAGGAAAAAGGGCAATCTTGGTGTTTAGCAAATTGGGAATTGCCAGATTATGGTGATTTGCTAGCTTGGCACAATTTGGCGTGGATCGATCCTCTGTTTTGGGATGACCCAGAAATTGGCGCTTGGATAAAACAGGGTCGAAACTTTACTTTAAGCGATCGCCAGCGGATTTATTCTAAACAGCGCCAAATCCTCAGCCGCATCATTCCTCAACACCGCAAAATGCAAGCTACGGGGCAGTTGGAAGTTACTACCACTCCCTATACCCACCCGATTTTGCCTTTGCTCGCTGATACTAACTCTGGGCGGGTAGCTGTGCCAAATATGACTTTACCTAAATCACGATTTCAGTGGGCAGAAGACATTCCCCGCCACTTGCGGAAAGCTTGGGATTTATATATAGACCGCTTTGGGCAGGAGCCACGTGGTTTGTGGCCTTCAGAACAATCAGTCAGCCCGGAAATTTTACCATATATTATTAAACAAGGATTTCAGTGGATTTGCTCAGATGAAGCCGTCTTGGGGTGGACGCTGAAACACTTCTTCCACCGGGATGGGGCGGGGAACGTCCAAGAGCCAGAATTACTGTATCGACCCTACCGCCTGGAAACACCAGCGGGTGATTTGGCAATTGTATTTCGTGATCACAGGTTATCAGATTTAATTGGCTTTACCTACGGGGCAATGCCACCAAAACAGGCAGCAGCAGACTTAGTAGGACACCTGCAAGCGATCGCCAAAATGCAAAGAGAACGCCAAAGCGACCAACCTTGGTTAGTGACCATTGCTTTAGATGGCGAAAATTGCTGGGAATTTTATCCCCAAGACGGCAAACCTTTCCTAGAAGCTTTGTATCAAAGCTTAAGCAACGAACCTCACCTGCAACTCGTCACCGTTTCCGAATTTCTGCAACAATTTCCAGCCACAGCCACTATCCCCGGAGGACAACTGCACAGCGGTTCTTGGGTGGATGGTAGCTTTACTACCTGGATTGGCGACCCTGCCAAAAATCGTGCTTGGGACTACCTCACACAAGCTAGGATCACTCTGGCAAATCATCCTGAAGCCACAGAAGAAAACAACCCAGCAGCTTGGGAAGCTTTATACGCTGCAGAGGGTTCCGACTGGTTCTGGTGGTTTGGTGAAGGTCATTCCTCAAATCAAGATGCCATCTTTGACCAGTTATTTCGGGAACACCTATTTGGCATTTACAAAGCTTTAAATGAACCCATACCACCCTATCTCAGACAAGCAGTGGAGGTTCACGAAGCACAAGCCGACCATACACCCCAAGGATTTATTCATCCTGTGATTGATGGTAAAGGTGATGAACAAGACTGGGACAAAGCTGGACGCTTAGAAATTGGCGGGGCGCGGGGGACAATGCACAACAGTAGTGTCATCCAACGACTTTGGTATGGGGTAGACCACCTGAATTTCTATTTGCGAGTGGACTTTAAAAGCGGCGTCGCGCCAGGAAAAGATTTGGCCACAGAGTTGAATTTGTTGTGGTTTTATCCGAATCAAACAATGCACAACAGCCCAGTTCCCCTAGCAGATGTGCCAGATACAGCGCCAGTTAATTATTTATTTCACCATCATCTGGAGATTAATTTACTGACGCAATCGGTGCAATTTCGAGAAGCTGGAGACAGTTATCAATGGCTTCCACGTTTTAGCCGCGCTCAAGTAGCTTTAAATAATTGTTTGGAAGTGGCGGTGCCGTGGGCAGATTTGCAAGTTCCACCAGATTATCCTGTACGCCTGATTTTGATTTTGTCAGATGAAGGCTGTTTCCGCAACTATTTGCCGGAAAATACTTTGATTCCGATTGAAGTACCTTAG
- a CDS encoding DUF4327 family protein, with protein MDTAVQYDIEVIKEEVRQLVNKGLVNRQQPIYTLCKYIPNRDWICFELELEKNEFLLRDRVIDLLGCETWEED; from the coding sequence ATGGATACTGCTGTTCAATATGACATTGAAGTTATCAAGGAAGAAGTACGCCAACTAGTCAATAAAGGACTTGTGAACCGTCAACAACCAATTTATACACTCTGTAAATACATTCCCAATCGTGACTGGATATGTTTTGAGCTAGAACTAGAAAAAAACGAATTTTTGCTTAGAGATAGGGTTATTGACCTATTGGGTTGTGAAACTTGGGAAGAAGATTGA
- a CDS encoding transposase, translating to MLVLVYKVKGKKQQYQAIYGAIRTTQFIRNKALRYWMDAPNEAKIDKIALNNYSTALRKEFGFVKDLNSMACQAATERAWLSIARFYDNCKSKKAGKKGFPRFQKDNRSVEYKTSGWSLHPTKRRITFTDKKSIGEVKLLGKWDIHTYLVKSIKRVRLVRKADGYYCQFAVDIEVKPEPRTGHGELGLDVGLEFFYSDSNGHHEENPRFLRKAEKSIKHAQRQIYKKEKGKNQRRIARARYAKKYLRVSRQRNEHAKRLARNLCKANACVAYENLNVKGMVKNHCLAKSINDAAWTIFRCWLEYFAAKFNTTVVAVNPRMTSQKYSDCGAIVKKSLSTRTHKCSCGCQMQRDVNAAINILNLARLARDGQSRSNATGLATSTLVGENLLFASS from the coding sequence GTGCTGGTTTTAGTGTACAAAGTCAAGGGTAAAAAACAGCAGTATCAAGCGATTTATGGAGCGATTAGAACTACTCAGTTCATCCGAAATAAGGCTCTTAGATATTGGATGGATGCACCCAACGAAGCGAAAATAGATAAGATTGCTTTGAATAATTATTCAACAGCACTGCGTAAAGAATTTGGATTTGTTAAAGACTTAAATTCAATGGCTTGTCAGGCTGCAACTGAAAGAGCCTGGCTATCTATTGCTAGGTTTTACGATAACTGTAAGTCTAAGAAGGCAGGCAAAAAAGGGTTCCCACGCTTCCAGAAAGATAACCGTTCGGTTGAGTACAAGACTTCGGGATGGTCGCTACACCCGACTAAACGACGTATTACCTTTACCGATAAAAAAAGTATTGGTGAAGTCAAGCTATTAGGGAAGTGGGATATTCACACCTATCTTGTTAAGTCAATCAAGCGTGTTAGGTTAGTTCGGAAAGCTGACGGTTACTATTGTCAATTTGCAGTCGATATTGAGGTTAAACCTGAGCCTAGGACAGGTCATGGTGAGTTAGGTCTTGATGTGGGACTTGAATTTTTCTACTCTGATTCAAACGGACATCACGAGGAAAATCCTAGATTCTTAAGGAAGGCTGAGAAATCGATTAAGCACGCTCAACGACAGATTTACAAAAAAGAAAAAGGGAAAAACCAACGACGAATAGCGCGAGCCAGATATGCCAAAAAATATTTGAGAGTAAGTAGGCAAAGGAATGAACACGCGAAGAGACTCGCGCGTAACTTGTGCAAAGCTAACGCTTGTGTCGCCTATGAAAACTTGAATGTGAAAGGCATGGTAAAGAATCACTGTTTAGCTAAGTCCATCAATGATGCTGCTTGGACTATTTTTCGTTGTTGGTTAGAATATTTTGCTGCTAAGTTCAACACCACAGTTGTTGCTGTCAATCCTAGAATGACATCTCAAAAATACAGTGATTGTGGCGCAATTGTGAAAAAGTCTCTTTCAACTCGTACTCATAAATGTAGTTGTGGTTGCCAGATGCAAAGAGACGTGAACGCAGCGATAAATATTTTGAATCTTGCTAGACTTGCTAGGGACGGGCAGTCCCGAAGTAACGCTACAGGACTAGCAACCTCTACTCTAGTTGGTGAAAACCTGCTCTTTGCAAGTAGCTAG
- a CDS encoding NifU family protein yields MELTPENVETVLDEMRPYLMSDGGNVEVVELDGPIVKLRLQGACGSCPSSTMTLRMGIERRLKELIPEISEVEQVF; encoded by the coding sequence ATGGAACTGACACCTGAAAACGTCGAAACAGTCTTAGATGAAATGCGCCCTTATCTCATGTCTGATGGCGGCAATGTGGAAGTTGTAGAACTCGATGGGCCTATAGTCAAACTACGCTTGCAAGGCGCCTGTGGTTCTTGTCCTAGTTCCACTATGACCCTGAGAATGGGCATTGAACGCCGTCTGAAGGAATTGATTCCTGAAATTTCAGAAGTCGAGCAAGTATTTTAA